A single Roseinatronobacter monicus DNA region contains:
- a CDS encoding multidrug effflux MFS transporter: protein MRRPFSPTKPLRFGEFVALMALLISTVAFSIDAMLPALPAIGLELSPDMPARGQLVIASFVFGLGLGTLICGPVSDAFGRKSVLLVGIAVYLAGALLAMQAWSIESLLAARFLQGLGAAAPRVVATAMVRDLYSGRSMARVTSIIMTLFVLVPAIAPSIGAGIIWLSNWRMIFFSFIAFGLIAALWLMTRQPESLAPENRRALRPRVLGSALVEIVTNPAVMVYVVALTFAFAPLFAWLSNLPMIFDDVYDRAATFPFWFAATALVAGTASVANAKMVMRLGMRKIATYAFFWQASVSVVFLGLMSLGLPAPWDFGLFFAFMCTAFFSIGLTFGNLNALALQPLGHMAGIGSSVVMSLSTVGSVLIAVPISLAYDGTPIPLIVGMILCSTTALSLMLLARRVATEDST from the coding sequence ATGAGGCGTCCTTTCTCGCCCACGAAACCGCTGCGCTTTGGAGAGTTTGTAGCGCTTATGGCGCTGCTGATCTCGACCGTGGCGTTTTCCATCGACGCGATGTTGCCCGCTTTGCCCGCGATTGGGCTGGAATTGTCGCCCGACATGCCCGCGCGTGGGCAGTTGGTGATCGCAAGTTTCGTCTTTGGTCTTGGCCTTGGGACATTGATTTGCGGGCCGGTCTCGGACGCATTCGGGCGCAAATCGGTGCTGCTGGTGGGGATTGCGGTTTATCTGGCAGGCGCGTTGCTGGCGATGCAGGCATGGTCAATCGAGTCGTTGCTGGCCGCGCGGTTCTTGCAAGGTTTGGGGGCGGCGGCACCGCGTGTGGTCGCAACGGCGATGGTGCGCGATTTGTATTCGGGCCGGTCAATGGCGCGGGTGACATCCATTATCATGACCCTGTTCGTGCTGGTGCCCGCGATTGCGCCGTCCATCGGGGCCGGAATCATCTGGCTGTCAAACTGGCGCATGATTTTCTTTTCCTTCATAGCCTTTGGCCTGATCGCAGCACTGTGGCTGATGACGCGTCAGCCTGAATCACTGGCCCCCGAAAACCGCCGCGCCTTGCGTCCGCGCGTGCTGGGGTCTGCGCTGGTCGAGATTGTCACCAATCCGGCAGTGATGGTCTATGTCGTAGCGCTGACATTTGCCTTTGCGCCGCTTTTTGCGTGGCTGTCAAACCTGCCCATGATCTTTGACGATGTGTATGACCGCGCCGCTACCTTCCCGTTCTGGTTTGCCGCAACCGCGCTTGTGGCCGGAACTGCCAGCGTGGCGAACGCCAAAATGGTCATGCGGCTGGGCATGCGCAAGATCGCCACCTATGCGTTTTTCTGGCAGGCCAGCGTGTCGGTGGTGTTTCTGGGCCTCATGAGTCTGGGCCTGCCCGCACCTTGGGATTTCGGACTGTTCTTTGCCTTCATGTGCACCGCATTCTTTTCCATCGGGCTGACATTCGGCAATCTGAACGCGCTGGCCTTGCAGCCCTTGGGCCATATGGCGGGCATCGGGTCTTCGGTTGTCATGTCACTGTCCACGGTCGGGTCGGTGCTGATCGCGGTGCCGATTTCGCTGGCCTATGATGGCACACCAATTCCGCTGATTGTCGGGATGATCCTGTGTTCAACCACAGCGCTATCGCTGATGCTGCTGGCGCGGCGTGTTGCCACTGAAGACAGCACGTGA
- a CDS encoding DsbA family oxidoreductase, whose translation MIPLDIWSDPICPWCYIGKTQLGRALESRPDHPFEIRWHPFQLNPDMPPEGMERQEYLSLKFGGDQGVLDAYAPVVQAAEEAGLKLDLPAITRTPNTLDAHRLIHWAGLEGRQGAVVSGLFRAYFCEGRDIGDREVLLDLAAQSGLLRDMIARLLDTDADAQMIREADRAARARGIQSVPFFMLDQQYAVSGAQPTELWHSVIDDLTGTPG comes from the coding sequence ATGATACCACTTGATATATGGTCTGATCCGATCTGCCCGTGGTGCTATATTGGCAAAACGCAACTGGGCCGCGCGCTGGAATCGCGCCCAGATCACCCGTTTGAAATCCGCTGGCACCCGTTCCAGTTGAACCCCGACATGCCGCCAGAGGGGATGGAACGGCAAGAGTATCTAAGCCTGAAATTCGGCGGCGACCAAGGTGTGCTGGATGCCTATGCCCCTGTCGTTCAAGCCGCCGAGGAGGCTGGCCTCAAGCTGGACCTGCCCGCCATTACCCGAACGCCCAACACGCTGGATGCGCACCGCCTGATCCATTGGGCGGGGCTGGAAGGGCGGCAGGGTGCCGTGGTCAGCGGGCTGTTCCGTGCCTATTTCTGCGAGGGGCGCGACATTGGCGACCGCGAGGTGCTGCTGGATCTGGCCGCGCAGTCAGGCTTGCTGCGAGACATGATCGCGCGCTTGCTGGACACGGACGCGGATGCGCAGATGATCCGCGAGGCGGATCGCGCAGCGCGCGCGCGCGGCATTCAAAGCGTGCCGTTCTTCATGCTGGATCAGCAATATGCCGTGTCCGGCGCGCAGCCCACGGAACTTTGGCACAGCGTGATTGATGATCTGACAGGCACCCCCGGATGA
- a CDS encoding class I adenylate-forming enzyme family protein yields the protein MLSITDPSPTAPCPAPFNMAQYVLSAGAATPDKIALQILRASGAERWSYGRLIAAVRGTGAGLLAAGLQPGDRVLMRLGNTVDFPVAYLGAIAAGLVPVPTSTQLTAFEITRIAHEIAPALVLGAEGVALPDHTAPVLAQADLHKMQDLPPCDWHMGSPDRAGYIIYTSGSGGSPRAVVHAHRAIWARRMMWGGWYGLTQDDRMLHAGAFNWTYTLGTGLMDPWAIGATALIPEAGAPLALMLKRFDATLFAGVPGVYRQLLKEGRALELPRLRHGLSAGEKLPDITRDAWHAATGREIFEALGMSECSTYISASPDRPAPAGSAGYPQQGRQIAILDEDGAPVARGDEGMLAIHRSDPGLMLGYLQDSTPDLPLLGDWFLTGDRGRMAADGAIAYLGRNDDMMNAGGFRVSPLEVERALASHPAIHDIACTEVTVREGVSVIAAFYTADSPQDEDALKAYAAENLARYKQPRLYRHRDSLPRGANGKLSRRALRDSYRAEGA from the coding sequence ATGCTGTCCATAACCGACCCCAGCCCGACCGCCCCGTGCCCCGCGCCATTCAACATGGCGCAGTATGTGCTGTCTGCGGGGGCCGCGACCCCCGACAAGATTGCGCTGCAAATCCTGCGCGCCAGCGGGGCCGAGCGGTGGTCCTATGGCCGCTTGATCGCGGCGGTGCGCGGGACGGGCGCTGGCTTGCTGGCCGCAGGGTTGCAGCCGGGTGACAGGGTGCTGATGCGGCTGGGCAACACGGTTGATTTTCCAGTGGCCTATCTGGGGGCGATTGCCGCCGGTCTGGTGCCTGTGCCGACCTCAACCCAACTGACGGCGTTTGAGATCACACGCATTGCCCATGAAATAGCGCCCGCACTGGTGCTGGGGGCAGAGGGGGTGGCCCTGCCGGACCACACAGCGCCGGTATTGGCGCAGGCCGACCTGCATAAGATGCAAGACCTGCCCCCCTGCGACTGGCATATGGGCAGTCCAGACAGGGCCGGTTATATCATCTACACTTCGGGCAGTGGCGGCAGTCCGCGCGCTGTTGTCCATGCGCATCGCGCCATATGGGCACGGCGGATGATGTGGGGCGGCTGGTATGGGCTGACGCAAGATGACCGCATGCTGCATGCTGGCGCGTTCAACTGGACCTACACACTGGGCACCGGGCTGATGGACCCTTGGGCGATTGGCGCGACTGCCCTGATCCCCGAGGCGGGCGCACCCCTGGCACTGATGCTGAAACGCTTTGATGCCACGCTTTTTGCCGGTGTGCCGGGTGTCTATCGTCAATTGCTGAAAGAAGGCCGCGCACTGGAATTGCCGCGCCTGCGCCACGGCTTGTCCGCAGGCGAGAAACTGCCCGACATCACCCGCGACGCATGGCACGCCGCGACCGGCCGCGAGATATTCGAGGCGTTGGGCATGTCCGAATGCTCGACCTACATCTCGGCCAGCCCTGACCGCCCTGCCCCCGCAGGCAGTGCCGGCTATCCGCAGCAGGGGCGGCAAATCGCCATTCTGGATGAAGACGGCGCACCCGTCGCTCGCGGTGATGAGGGTATGCTGGCCATTCATCGCAGTGATCCGGGCCTGATGCTGGGCTATCTGCAAGACAGCACGCCCGACCTGCCGTTGCTGGGGGACTGGTTCCTGACCGGCGACCGGGGGCGCATGGCCGCAGATGGCGCGATCGCCTATCTGGGCCGCAATGACGATATGATGAATGCAGGCGGTTTTCGCGTCTCGCCGCTGGAAGTGGAACGCGCGCTGGCCAGTCACCCCGCAATCCATGACATCGCCTGCACGGAAGTGACCGTGCGCGAGGGGGTCAGCGTGATCGCTGCGTTCTACACCGCCGACAGCCCGCAAGACGAAGACGCGCTGAAAGCCTATGCCGCCGAAAATCTGGCGCGCTACAAACAACCGCGCCTGTACCGGCATCGCGACAGCCTGCCGCGCGGCGCGAATGGAAAATTGTCGCGGCGGGCCTTGCGCGACAGCTACCGTGCGGAGGGCGCATGA
- a CDS encoding helix-turn-helix domain-containing protein, with translation MTRPNDPSALRISRDTGTAEAAQPIDLAMRVRTLRKDRGWTLEQAANAAGLARSTLSKIENGQMSPTYDALKKLAQGLEISVPQLFTPPARQAASGRMAVTRAAEGVAQPTPTYDHRLLAGQLSQKKMLPYQALVRARDMSDFDGWVRHGGEEFLYVLTGEIRLFTEFYAPVDMRRGDSAYYDASMGHNVISISREDAQILWVTSLE, from the coding sequence ATGACCAGACCGAATGACCCCAGCGCTCTGAGAATATCGCGTGACACGGGCACCGCAGAGGCGGCACAGCCCATTGATCTGGCCATGCGCGTGCGCACGCTGCGAAAAGACCGTGGCTGGACATTGGAACAGGCGGCCAATGCGGCGGGGCTGGCGCGCTCGACCTTGTCGAAAATCGAAAACGGCCAGATGTCGCCGACCTATGATGCGCTGAAGAAACTGGCGCAGGGGTTGGAAATATCGGTGCCGCAACTGTTCACCCCGCCCGCGCGGCAGGCCGCCAGCGGGCGCATGGCGGTGACGCGCGCCGCCGAAGGGGTGGCACAACCGACCCCCACCTATGACCATAGGTTGCTGGCGGGCCAACTCAGCCAGAAGAAGATGCTGCCCTATCAGGCGCTGGTACGCGCACGCGACATGTCGGATTTTGACGGTTGGGTGCGCCATGGCGGCGAAGAGTTTTTGTATGTGCTGACTGGCGAAATCCGGCTGTTCACCGAGTTTTACGCGCCCGTCGATATGCGCCGTGGCGACAGCGCCTATTATGACGCCAGCATGGGCCATAACGTGATTTCCATCTCGCGCGAGGATGCGCAGATCTTGTGGGTTACGTCGCTGGAGTGA
- the cobF gene encoding precorrin-6A synthase (deacetylating), with amino-acid sequence MIDLHLIGIGTGNPDHLTREAIKALNAADLILLPRKGAEKSDLADLRRQICAEVLERPVQVVEFDLPRRATDQPYLGAVADWHDDIAQCWRTQIEEHAPQGGHVALMVWGDPSLYDSSLRIAERLGAAGLDLRVHVVPGITSLQVLTAAHAIPLNKLAAPVTITTGRRLREAGWPEGAQTLAVMLDSGGAFSVLDPEGLHIWWGAYLGMAEQVLIHGALADVAAEIIDARTQLRAQHGWIMDIYLLQQIEHP; translated from the coding sequence ATGATTGATCTGCACCTGATCGGCATTGGCACCGGCAATCCTGATCACCTGACCCGCGAGGCAATCAAGGCGCTGAACGCGGCGGACCTGATCCTGTTGCCGCGCAAGGGCGCGGAGAAATCCGATCTGGCCGATCTGCGCCGCCAAATCTGCGCCGAAGTGCTGGAGCGCCCGGTGCAGGTGGTCGAATTCGATCTGCCCCGCCGCGCCACCGATCAACCCTATCTGGGTGCTGTTGCCGATTGGCATGACGACATTGCCCAATGCTGGCGCACCCAGATTGAAGAACACGCGCCGCAGGGCGGGCATGTGGCGCTGATGGTCTGGGGCGATCCGTCGCTTTATGACAGCAGCCTGCGCATTGCCGAGCGGCTGGGTGCGGCGGGCCTTGACCTGCGCGTCCATGTCGTGCCGGGCATCACCAGCTTGCAAGTGCTGACAGCGGCCCATGCGATCCCGCTGAACAAGCTGGCAGCCCCCGTCACCATCACCACAGGTCGGCGGCTGCGCGAGGCGGGCTGGCCCGAAGGTGCCCAAACGCTGGCCGTGATGCTCGATTCCGGCGGCGCATTTTCGGTGCTGGACCCCGAAGGGCTGCATATCTGGTGGGGGGCCTATCTGGGCATGGCAGAGCAGGTGTTGATACACGGCGCGCTTGCAGATGTGGCCGCCGAGATTATCGACGCGCGCACACAATTGCGCGCACAGCACGGCTGGATCATGGATATCTATCTGTTGCAGCAGATCGAACACCCCTGA
- the cobA gene encoding uroporphyrinogen-III C-methyltransferase, whose amino-acid sequence MSGFVSFVGSGPGDPELLTLKAVARLKAADAVLFDDLSSGAILTHAGPGAELVAVGKRAGRPSPKQDHVSRLLVEYAQTGARVVRLKSGDPGIFGRLEEEIIACREAGIGYEVIPGVSSASAAAAAAGIPLTRRLCARRVQYVTGHDIRGALPEGLHMAALADSDATTVVFMPKRTFAELAQGLIAAGLPPQTPALLAENVSHPDQRLLRSTVAGLAAALDASASAAPALILYGPLAGEDA is encoded by the coding sequence ATGAGCGGCTTTGTGTCCTTTGTCGGCTCTGGCCCCGGTGATCCCGAATTGCTGACGTTGAAAGCCGTGGCGCGGTTGAAGGCGGCGGATGCCGTGTTGTTCGATGATCTGTCTTCGGGGGCCATCCTCACCCATGCCGGACCGGGCGCAGAACTGGTGGCAGTGGGCAAGCGCGCAGGCCGCCCCTCGCCCAAACAGGACCATGTCAGCCGTCTGCTGGTGGAATATGCCCAGACCGGCGCGCGGGTCGTGCGGCTGAAATCGGGCGATCCGGGCATATTCGGGCGGCTGGAGGAAGAAATCATCGCCTGCCGCGAAGCAGGCATCGGATATGAGGTGATCCCCGGTGTCAGTTCGGCCAGTGCCGCGGCAGCGGCGGCGGGCATTCCCCTGACGCGCCGGCTTTGTGCGCGGCGGGTGCAATATGTGACCGGCCATGACATTCGCGGCGCGCTGCCCGAAGGGCTGCACATGGCCGCACTGGCGGACTCGGATGCAACGACTGTGGTGTTCATGCCCAAGCGGACCTTCGCGGAACTGGCGCAAGGGCTGATCGCGGCGGGCCTGCCGCCCCAGACACCGGCCTTGCTGGCCGAGAATGTCAGCCATCCCGACCAGCGCCTGCTGCGCAGCACTGTGGCGGGGCTTGCCGCCGCCCTCGACGCCAGCGCCAGCGCGGCACCAGCGCTGATCCTCTATGGCCCGCTCGCCGGAGAGGACGCATGA
- a CDS encoding cobyrinate a,c-diamide synthase has protein sequence MTPGLMISAPASGTGKTTVMLGLLRAFADAGLNVQPFKSGPDYIDPAFHRAASGRASFNLDSWAMGAGLMDAIASEAAGADLVIAEGSMGLYDGVATRGALGYGSSAELAAKMGWPVVLVVDVSGQAQSAAAVALGFARYQPDLPFAGVILNRVASPRHERLARLGMEKAGIRVLGALPRRGDLKLPERHLGLVQAVEHPDLDAAIASYADFLRDHVDLAALRAAALGAHVPRAAALPRPPAQRIALAQDAAFSFTYPHLLEGWRRAGAELLPFSPLADEAPDPQADLVWLPGGYPELHAGQLAAATRFRAGLARHAQSRPIHGECGGYMALGEGLVDKQGVRHQMAGLLGLVTSYEKRKMHLGYRGATLLSAMPGFAVGARLRGHEFHYSTILEQPDTPLAHVTDADGQDVIETGSCRGHVSGSFFHLIAEDAP, from the coding sequence ATGACACCGGGATTGATGATTTCCGCGCCCGCATCGGGCACAGGCAAGACAACCGTGATGCTGGGGCTGTTGCGCGCCTTTGCCGATGCAGGACTGAATGTGCAACCGTTCAAAAGCGGGCCGGATTACATTGACCCCGCGTTCCACCGCGCAGCCTCCGGGCGCGCGTCCTTTAATCTGGACAGTTGGGCGATGGGTGCGGGGTTGATGGATGCCATCGCGTCTGAGGCGGCGGGCGCTGATCTGGTGATCGCCGAAGGCTCGATGGGGCTGTATGACGGGGTGGCGACACGCGGCGCGCTTGGGTATGGGTCCAGTGCAGAGCTAGCGGCAAAGATGGGCTGGCCCGTCGTGCTGGTGGTCGATGTGTCGGGGCAGGCGCAGTCGGCGGCGGCCGTTGCGCTGGGATTTGCGCGCTATCAGCCCGATCTGCCCTTTGCAGGCGTCATCCTGAACCGTGTCGCCAGCCCGCGCCATGAACGGCTTGCGCGACTGGGCATGGAAAAGGCGGGCATTCGCGTGCTGGGCGCACTGCCCCGACGCGGTGATCTGAAACTGCCCGAACGTCATCTGGGGTTGGTGCAGGCGGTTGAGCACCCCGATCTGGACGCGGCCATCGCCAGCTATGCCGATTTCCTGCGTGACCATGTCGATCTGGCCGCATTGCGCGCTGCTGCACTAGGGGCACATGTGCCACGCGCTGCGGCCTTGCCGCGCCCGCCTGCGCAACGCATCGCACTTGCGCAAGATGCCGCGTTTTCCTTTACCTATCCGCATCTGCTGGAAGGGTGGCGGCGCGCGGGCGCGGAACTGCTGCCTTTCTCGCCGCTGGCCGATGAAGCGCCCGACCCGCAAGCCGATCTGGTCTGGCTGCCCGGTGGCTACCCTGAATTGCATGCCGGGCAACTGGCGGCGGCCACGCGGTTCCGTGCGGGACTCGCCCGCCACGCCCAATCGCGCCCCATCCACGGCGAATGCGGGGGCTATATGGCGCTAGGCGAAGGGTTGGTCGACAAGCAGGGCGTGCGCCACCAGATGGCCGGGCTGTTGGGGCTGGTCACAAGCTACGAGAAGCGCAAAATGCATCTGGGCTACCGGGGTGCGACCCTTTTGTCAGCGATGCCGGGATTCGCGGTGGGCGCACGGTTGCGCGGGCATGAGTTTCACTATTCCACCATTCTGGAGCAGCCCGACACGCCCCTTGCACATGTCACCGATGCCGACGGGCAGGACGTGATCGAAACAGGGTCGTGCAGGGGCCATGTCAGCGGCAGTTTCTTCCACCTGATCGCCGAGGATGCACCATGA
- the cobM gene encoding precorrin-4 C(11)-methyltransferase → MTVHFIGAGPGAADLLTLRGRDLIAACPVCLYAGSLVPEGVLAHCPKGARIVNTAPLSLDQIMAEIVDAQAQGLDVARLHSGDLSIWSALGEQLRRLRALDIPYTVTPGVPAFAAAAAALGAELTLPELAQSLVLTRTPGRASRMPENESLTNFAATGATLAIHLSIQNLEQVVADLTSHYGAECPVAVVWRASWPDQRIIRATLGTIQGEVAGSMERTALILVGHALGAEAFVESALYAPDYDRRFRPQSADSIYKDSRE, encoded by the coding sequence ATGACCGTGCATTTCATCGGGGCCGGACCGGGGGCGGCGGATTTGCTGACGCTGCGCGGGCGTGATCTGATCGCGGCCTGTCCGGTCTGCCTCTATGCCGGATCGTTGGTGCCCGAAGGGGTGCTGGCCCATTGTCCGAAGGGCGCGCGGATCGTGAACACAGCGCCCCTGTCGCTGGATCAGATCATGGCGGAAATCGTGGATGCGCAAGCGCAAGGGCTTGACGTGGCGCGGCTGCATTCGGGGGATCTGTCGATCTGGTCCGCATTGGGCGAACAGCTGCGCCGCCTGCGCGCGCTGGATATCCCCTATACCGTTACACCGGGTGTGCCCGCTTTTGCCGCCGCAGCCGCAGCCCTTGGGGCCGAGTTGACCCTGCCCGAACTGGCGCAATCGCTGGTGCTGACACGCACACCGGGCCGCGCCAGCCGTATGCCCGAAAACGAAAGCCTGACGAATTTTGCCGCCACAGGCGCGACTTTGGCCATTCACCTGTCCATCCAGAACTTGGAACAGGTGGTTGCGGACCTGACCTCGCATTATGGCGCTGAGTGCCCGGTCGCCGTGGTCTGGCGCGCAAGCTGGCCGGATCAGCGCATCATCCGCGCCACATTGGGGACGATACAAGGCGAAGTGGCGGGCAGCATGGAACGCACCGCGCTGATCCTTGTGGGCCACGCGTTGGGGGCCGAAGCTTTCGTGGAAAGCGCGCTTTATGCGCCCGATTATGACCGCCGCTTCCGTCCGCAAAGCGCCGACAGCATTTACAAGGACAGCCGCGAATGA
- a CDS encoding cobalamin biosynthesis protein translates to MIVAGIGCTSRATFDEMRALLAQMAQGRRLAKLACLEMRAPQVLPLARALNLPLLALPRAALAGIATPTQSARIDAEFGTGSMAEACALLAAGTGAQIVAIRQISGAGQATCALAEGGEI, encoded by the coding sequence ATGATTGTAGCGGGGATCGGCTGCACATCGCGCGCGACATTCGACGAAATGCGCGCGTTACTGGCGCAAATGGCGCAGGGGCGCAGGCTGGCGAAACTCGCCTGCCTTGAAATGCGCGCGCCGCAGGTCTTGCCCTTGGCCCGCGCCCTGAACCTGCCGCTTCTGGCCTTGCCGCGCGCGGCTCTGGCAGGCATAGCGACCCCAACGCAATCGGCCCGCATTGACGCCGAGTTTGGCACAGGCAGCATGGCCGAAGCCTGCGCCTTGCTGGCGGCGGGCACAGGCGCGCAGATTGTGGCGATCCGGCAGATTTCCGGTGCGGGACAAGCAACCTGCGCATTGGCAGAAGGGGGCGAGATATGA